A region from the Sutcliffiella horikoshii genome encodes:
- a CDS encoding GNAT family N-acetyltransferase, producing MLIREIRMEDAENLLLLIKEVESTSAFMLMEPGEREMTLEQQQKRIEIIDKQKNSTVFVAEENGKLIGYLFVIGGSVKRTKHSAYLVIGILQDYRGKGVGTKLFNHATNWASKHNISRLELTVVTENESGVALYKKSGFDIEGTKRNSLMINNRAYDEYYMSKLL from the coding sequence ATGCTAATTAGAGAAATTAGAATGGAAGATGCAGAAAATTTACTACTCCTAATAAAGGAAGTTGAGAGTACATCTGCTTTTATGCTTATGGAGCCAGGGGAACGAGAAATGACTCTTGAACAACAGCAAAAACGGATAGAAATAATAGACAAGCAAAAAAATTCAACGGTATTTGTAGCAGAAGAAAATGGCAAATTAATTGGATACTTATTTGTTATAGGTGGAAGCGTTAAAAGAACAAAGCACTCCGCTTATCTTGTAATAGGTATTTTACAGGATTATAGAGGGAAAGGAGTAGGTACAAAACTGTTTAATCATGCTACAAATTGGGCTTCAAAGCATAACATTTCACGATTAGAGTTAACAGTTGTCACCGAAAATGAGTCAGGTGTAGCACTTTACAAGAAAAGTGGTTTTGATATAGAAGGAACGAAAAGAAACTCACTTATGATAAATAATAGAGCTTATGATGAGTATTATATGTCAAAGTTATTATAG
- a CDS encoding DNA alkylation repair protein, translating to MDEKKETKIKRTSKSENILLQINSKTKLGDLRKIAKDIKKDHELAMELWSTEEFLPRLLAILLMDKKLLSQDVLNKLDKDMQIHTFDERNNLMDWLMANQLTKDKKNIALMVSWENSPSALQRRAFWYYQGRLRWTGQTPPVNTADLLSAIEANIKQEEPEVQWAMNFTAGWIGVYDEKYRARCIKLGEKTGLYKDEMVSKGCTPNYLPEFITIEVNKRITN from the coding sequence ATGGATGAAAAAAAAGAAACAAAAATAAAACGCACTTCAAAATCAGAAAACATTCTACTGCAGATCAATAGTAAAACTAAGCTAGGCGATTTACGAAAAATCGCAAAGGACATTAAAAAAGATCACGAACTAGCTATGGAACTTTGGTCAACCGAAGAGTTTCTGCCCAGACTATTAGCAATCTTACTTATGGACAAAAAACTTCTTTCACAAGATGTGCTAAATAAGCTTGATAAGGATATGCAGATTCACACTTTTGATGAGCGAAATAACCTAATGGATTGGTTAATGGCTAATCAACTCACCAAAGACAAGAAGAACATTGCATTGATGGTGTCATGGGAAAATAGCCCTTCTGCACTTCAAAGGCGTGCTTTCTGGTATTATCAAGGGAGATTGAGATGGACTGGACAAACACCGCCTGTTAACACAGCAGACTTACTATCTGCAATTGAAGCTAATATTAAGCAGGAAGAACCCGAAGTTCAATGGGCTATGAATTTCACTGCAGGCTGGATAGGCGTCTATGATGAAAAGTATCGAGCACGTTGTATTAAACTTGGTGAGAAAACGGGACTCTACAAAGATGAAATGGTATCAAAAGGATGTACACCAAATTATTTGCCGGAATTCATTACGATTGAAGTTAACAAACGAATTACCAATTAG